The Clostridium sp. AWRP genome has a window encoding:
- a CDS encoding nucleoside kinase: protein MGKVSTKLMYKDICEIQEKDRKDLLNLKVGQKDILVKKGTSLYKIFKDNYPVQDIPVVLAKVNEEYFELTNSLEKSGTFKIVDIRDKLGNKTYARTLQFVLIKAVYDLFNGAKVTIEHSLSKGIFGEIHKDTPLCEDDIKKIKKKMEEIIKQDIPIKKIGMPKECAIEIFRNYGMEDKVRLLNYVKTDEVKLYELDGRYDYFYGSMAFSTGVLKIFDLMYYEPGFILRYPVESDPHNLPKFVEYKKLSKIFYETEKWGNILEVGDVGSLNHKVENKEIAYMIRVAEALHEKKIAYISDMISERKNVKVVLIAGPSSSGKTTFSKRLSIQLRVNGIIPVPISLDDYFVDRDHTPKDENGNYDFESIYALDLKLFNDDLEALMRGEEIEVPTFDFKTGCRKWVGNKLRLPEKGVIVIEGIHGLNELLTSAIPKENKFKIYISALTQLNLDNHNRIATTDVRIIRRIVRDFLFRGYSAEDTLKMWPSIKNGEEKNIFVFQENADVMFNSTLVYELCVLKDYALKELDGISSSSPVYYEALRLKSFLHFFKSVDVKFVPDNSILREFIGGSCFYS, encoded by the coding sequence ATGGGGAAGGTAAGTACTAAATTGATGTACAAAGATATTTGTGAAATACAAGAGAAAGACAGAAAAGATTTATTAAATCTTAAAGTTGGGCAGAAAGATATATTGGTTAAAAAGGGAACAAGTTTGTATAAAATATTTAAGGACAATTATCCTGTACAGGACATACCTGTGGTACTTGCGAAAGTCAATGAAGAATATTTTGAACTTACTAATTCATTAGAGAAATCTGGGACTTTTAAGATAGTAGATATAAGGGACAAGTTAGGAAATAAAACCTATGCAAGAACACTTCAATTTGTTCTTATTAAAGCTGTATATGATTTATTTAATGGGGCAAAAGTTACTATAGAGCATTCTTTAAGTAAAGGTATATTTGGGGAAATTCATAAAGATACTCCTCTTTGTGAAGATGATATAAAGAAGATAAAAAAGAAAATGGAAGAGATAATAAAACAGGATATACCTATAAAAAAAATAGGGATGCCTAAAGAATGTGCAATAGAGATTTTTAGGAACTATGGTATGGAAGATAAAGTAAGACTTTTAAATTATGTAAAGACAGATGAGGTAAAGTTATATGAATTAGATGGCAGATATGACTATTTTTATGGATCTATGGCATTTTCTACGGGAGTATTGAAGATATTTGATTTAATGTATTATGAGCCAGGATTTATACTAAGGTATCCTGTGGAATCTGATCCTCATAACTTGCCTAAATTTGTAGAATATAAAAAATTAAGCAAGATATTTTATGAAACTGAAAAATGGGGAAATATACTTGAAGTAGGAGATGTAGGATCTCTAAATCATAAAGTTGAAAATAAAGAAATTGCATACATGATAAGGGTAGCGGAGGCACTTCATGAAAAGAAAATTGCTTATATATCTGATATGATAAGCGAAAGAAAAAATGTAAAAGTTGTGTTGATTGCAGGACCAAGTTCTTCTGGAAAAACTACTTTTTCAAAAAGACTTTCAATACAATTAAGAGTTAATGGAATAATACCTGTGCCAATTTCACTGGATGATTACTTTGTAGATAGGGATCATACACCGAAAGATGAAAATGGGAATTATGATTTTGAATCTATATATGCCCTTGATTTAAAACTTTTTAATGATGATCTAGAAGCACTTATGAGGGGAGAAGAAATTGAAGTACCCACATTTGATTTTAAAACAGGATGTAGAAAATGGGTTGGCAACAAGCTGAGGCTTCCGGAAAAAGGTGTAATTGTAATTGAAGGAATACATGGATTGAATGAACTTCTTACTTCTGCTATTCCAAAAGAAAATAAATTTAAAATATATATAAGTGCTCTTACTCAATTAAACTTAGATAATCATAATAGAATAGCTACTACTGATGTGAGAATTATAAGGAGAATAGTTAGAGATTTCCTTTTTAGAGGGTATAGTGCGGAAGATACTTTAAAGATGTGGCCTTCTATAAAAAATGGAGAAGAAAAAAATATATTTGTATTTCAGGAAAATGCAGATGTTATGTTTAATTCTACGTTAGTGTACGAGCTGTGTGTACTAAAGGATTATGCACTTAAAGAATTGGACGGTATAAGTAGCTCTAGCCCTGTGTATTATGAAGCATTGAGACTTAAAAGTTTCCTCCATTTCTTTAAATCAGTGGATGTTAAGTTTGTTCCCGATAATTCTATTTTAAGGGAATTTATAGGCGGAAGTTGTTTCTATAGTTGA
- the larB gene encoding nickel pincer cofactor biosynthesis protein LarB produces the protein MDESELRNLLENIKENKTGVEEGIEKLKDLPFKDLGYAMVDNHREIRVGYPEIIYCEGKTVDQVKGIVEFMLTKDNNILGTRASKEMYKAVKEICPYAKYNESGRTITIVKNSKEKTESYIAIVTAGTSDIPVAEEAFETANIFGNKVEKIFDVGVAGIHRMFNKLDTIRKAKVIIVIAGMEGALASVIGGLVDKPVIAVPTSVGYGASFGGIAALLSMLNSCASGVSVVNIDNGFGAGYIASIINKL, from the coding sequence ATGGATGAATCAGAACTCAGAAATCTGCTAGAAAATATTAAAGAAAACAAAACAGGGGTGGAAGAAGGAATTGAAAAATTGAAGGATCTTCCATTTAAAGATTTAGGATATGCTATGGTAGACAACCATAGAGAAATAAGAGTTGGCTACCCTGAAATAATATATTGTGAAGGTAAAACTGTAGATCAGGTAAAGGGAATTGTTGAGTTTATGCTTACCAAAGATAATAATATACTGGGAACTAGAGCTAGTAAAGAAATGTATAAAGCTGTAAAAGAAATTTGCCCTTATGCAAAGTATAATGAATCAGGGAGAACTATAACTATAGTAAAAAACTCCAAAGAGAAGACGGAATCATATATAGCTATAGTTACGGCAGGAACATCAGATATACCTGTAGCAGAAGAGGCTTTTGAAACTGCTAATATTTTTGGAAATAAAGTAGAAAAAATTTTTGATGTAGGTGTAGCGGGAATACACAGGATGTTTAATAAATTAGATACTATAAGAAAAGCTAAAGTAATTATAGTAATTGCAGGTATGGAAGGTGCACTTGCTAGCGTCATAGGAGGTCTTGTTGATAAACCTGTTATTGCAGTACCTACAAGTGTAGGATACGGAGCGAGTTTTGGAGGAATAGCTGCTCTTCTTTCAATGCTTAACAGTTGTGCCAGCGGGGTAAGTGTAGTAAATATTGATAATGGATTTGGGGCAGGATATATTGCTAGTATTATAAACAAGCTTTAG
- a CDS encoding STAS domain-containing protein encodes MKDLNIEIPENFAVDEADDLRQKLNSLIDKGEKNFSLDFSKCTFIDSTGLGVLVSIYKKCQSMNGSFKLYSVRNADVMKIFNMTRLDKVFEINN; translated from the coding sequence ATGAAGGATTTAAATATTGAAATACCAGAAAACTTTGCTGTTGATGAAGCAGATGATCTTAGACAAAAACTTAATTCTCTAATAGATAAAGGTGAAAAAAACTTTTCATTGGATTTTAGTAAGTGTACTTTTATTGATAGTACTGGACTTGGAGTTTTAGTTTCAATTTACAAAAAATGCCAAAGCATGAATGGGAGCTTTAAACTTTATTCAGTTAGAAATGCAGATGTTATGAAAATTTTTAATATGACACGATTAGATAAGGTATTTGAAATAAATAATTAA
- a CDS encoding methyl-accepting chemotaxis protein, translating to MKKSLKNKLGLMFFVFITVPLIILGTFSYIRTSSLLQNTIKNQLESTSSQTVQSIDEKVDSVDKYIKILSSDERMAKIASGDTTYNNEVYNYLQKIQKENSSIIESLVITNTSAKGIISNSSENYTVDYSDRDYVKNALEGSKNTDKKTVLISKVTGKPVIGIAHPLKIDNKIVGTLIGIIPFKGVSNIKLGNFGYAYMINKDGLIISHPKTDKVFKENILNNSNSQLKSLINEAKSSRTSEGYYSYNGSRKFGKFVSNNNWIIAVEADCSTYMSPASSIRNFTIIIAILALLITIFLSYRFSMRDIINPIKQLESLMTKAGEGNLTVRSKINTEDELQTLGEYFNKMIEHQHNTIHNVRDASENLAASSQELASSNEEISSTTEQMAGTIEKVAQDAETQNSSIVEVSEVLVQLSSLVQISQNRALTAKKNSKHTMDTAEEGRNKIENTVDAIENIRKSSVETETTLKVLQKLSKKVSGIIDTINSISSQTNLLALNAAIEAARAGEHGKGFTVVAEEVRKLSEETNTGANEISSLVSEMVNEITKAVKNMNSSKDAVKSGVVIAKDADKSFVSIIDAVNQISNNVNEIVDVTKDEVATSDKIVNLINTVATITENTAASSEEVAASAEEQNSAIENVAASAEESSALAVSLNNLVEKFTI from the coding sequence ATGAAAAAAAGTTTAAAAAATAAATTAGGTTTAATGTTCTTTGTATTTATAACTGTCCCTCTTATTATTTTAGGAACTTTCTCTTATATTAGGACTTCTAGTTTATTACAAAATACAATTAAAAACCAATTAGAAAGTACTTCAAGTCAAACAGTACAGTCTATAGATGAAAAAGTAGATTCGGTGGACAAGTATATTAAAATTTTAAGTTCTGATGAACGTATGGCAAAAATTGCCTCAGGTGATACCACCTACAACAATGAAGTCTATAATTATCTACAAAAAATACAAAAAGAAAACAGTAGTATAATAGAAAGTCTAGTTATCACAAATACATCAGCTAAAGGAATTATTAGTAATTCAAGTGAAAATTATACCGTTGACTATAGTGATAGAGACTATGTCAAAAACGCTTTAGAAGGCTCTAAAAACACTGATAAAAAAACTGTTTTAATATCAAAAGTTACAGGCAAACCTGTAATAGGAATCGCTCATCCTTTAAAAATTGACAATAAAATTGTAGGTACATTAATCGGAATAATACCTTTTAAAGGAGTATCTAACATCAAATTAGGTAACTTTGGATATGCATATATGATTAATAAAGATGGGCTTATTATCTCTCATCCTAAAACAGATAAAGTATTTAAAGAGAATATTTTAAATAACTCTAATAGCCAGTTAAAATCTTTAATAAATGAAGCTAAATCAAGTAGAACTTCTGAAGGATACTATAGCTATAACGGATCACGTAAGTTTGGAAAATTTGTTTCCAATAATAATTGGATTATAGCAGTAGAAGCTGACTGCAGTACATATATGTCTCCTGCTTCAAGTATTAGAAATTTTACAATTATAATAGCTATATTAGCTTTACTTATTACAATATTTTTATCATATAGATTTTCTATGAGAGATATAATAAATCCAATTAAACAATTAGAAAGTTTAATGACCAAAGCTGGTGAGGGTAACCTAACTGTAAGGTCTAAAATAAATACAGAAGACGAATTACAGACATTAGGTGAATACTTTAATAAAATGATTGAACATCAGCATAATACAATACATAATGTCAGAGATGCATCAGAAAATTTGGCTGCTTCTTCACAAGAACTAGCCTCTTCTAATGAGGAAATAAGTTCTACAACAGAACAAATGGCTGGCACTATAGAAAAAGTTGCACAAGATGCTGAAACTCAGAATAGCTCTATTGTAGAAGTATCAGAAGTCTTGGTTCAACTGTCAAGTTTGGTTCAAATATCGCAAAATAGGGCACTCACAGCTAAAAAGAATTCCAAACATACCATGGACACTGCAGAAGAAGGAAGAAATAAAATTGAAAATACAGTTGATGCCATTGAAAATATCCGTAAATCATCAGTTGAAACAGAAACTACTTTAAAAGTCCTGCAGAAGCTTTCTAAAAAAGTAAGTGGAATTATTGATACTATAAACAGTATTTCATCTCAAACTAACTTACTAGCACTAAACGCAGCTATTGAAGCAGCAAGAGCAGGAGAACACGGAAAGGGCTTTACCGTAGTGGCAGAAGAAGTTCGTAAACTTTCAGAAGAAACTAACACTGGAGCAAATGAAATATCTTCATTGGTAAGCGAAATGGTAAATGAAATAACCAAAGCTGTAAAAAACATGAATTCCAGCAAGGATGCAGTTAAATCTGGTGTAGTAATAGCAAAAGATGCCGATAAATCTTTTGTAAGCATCATAGACGCCGTAAATCAAATATCGAACAATGTAAATGAAATAGTAGATGTGACAAAAGATGAAGTTGCTACTTCTGATAAAATAGTAAATCTTATTAATACAGTTGCCACTATTACTGAAAACACTGCAGCTAGCAGTGAAGAAGTTGCCGCATCTGCTGAAGAACAAAATTCAGCAATTGAAAATGTGGCAGCTAGTGCTGAAGAATCTAGTGCATTAGCCGTATCCTTAAACAATCTTGTAGAAAAATTTACAATTTGA
- a CDS encoding ATP-binding protein, with protein sequence MKSNEFILYGLSKYKQIIDKITAELNASKYNFDIKLILTEALTNAFKHGNNMNMDKPIYLKYIYDDSNVQFEIKDCGTGFKDTIINEQLDTENILEDEGRGLFLIKNLSDHIELKQNTLIIEKSLAS encoded by the coding sequence ATGAAAAGTAATGAATTTATTTTATATGGTTTGTCCAAGTACAAACAGATTATCGATAAAATCACTGCTGAGCTAAACGCTTCAAAGTACAATTTTGATATTAAGCTAATACTTACTGAAGCTTTAACCAATGCCTTTAAGCATGGTAATAATATGAACATGGACAAACCTATTTATTTAAAATATATATATGATGATTCAAATGTTCAATTTGAAATTAAGGATTGTGGTACTGGATTTAAAGATACAATAATTAACGAACAATTAGATACTGAAAACATACTAGAAGATGAAGGAAGAGGATTATTTCTCATTAAGAATCTTTCAGATCACATTGAATTAAAACAAAATACCCTAATTATAGAAAAGTCTTTGGCTAGCTAG